TTCCAGTTACGAAGTCCGATTTATTTAAGCAGCCCCTGTTCTTTTGCAAAAGATACCGCTGCACTACGCGTTTCAATGCCGTTTTGTTTTAAGTTTTCCAAAAAGGAGATATAAAAGCTGCCATCAAAGTTCTTTTGTACCTTCAATGTCAATTCTATTGCTGCATTGACTAAAATATCACTCGCATC
This sequence is a window from Brevibacillus sp. JNUCC-41. Protein-coding genes within it:
- a CDS encoding DUF6123 family protein; translated protein: MDAEVAKSTEEYVSFLEGKGFTFGNDAIGFIYFGKRYTDASDILVNAAIELTLKVQKNFDGSFYISFLENLKQNGIETRSAAVSFAKEQGLLK